The following proteins are encoded in a genomic region of Ananas comosus cultivar F153 linkage group 25, ASM154086v1, whole genome shotgun sequence:
- the LOC109703626 gene encoding WUSCHEL-related homeobox 8-like gives MEWEKGGPRRSKAATTTTTTMMVEEEEAEERRRRGGGGGGGGGGVEAEGIVEGGLYVKVMTDEQMEVLRKQISIYATICEQLVEMHKAITAQQDSLAGMRLGSLYCDPLMTPGGHKITPRQRWTPTPMQLQILETIFDQGNGTPSKLKIKEITLELSQHGQISETNVYNWFQNRRARSKRKQNAASANNAESEFEVDDESPSEKKPKSEKPHDVSPAMAGEISIHSSEMNSQMHAIDPVPPCRNQGFYASNDSSRSSGSSGQMPFYENILASPNAVVQLNYPFL, from the exons ATGGAGTGGGAGAAGGGTGGTCCGAGGCGCAGcaaggcggcgacgacgacgacgacgacgatgatggtggaggaggaggaggcggaggagaggagaagaagaggaggaggaggaggaggaggaggtggtggtgttGAAGCGGAGGGGATTGTGGAAGGGGGTTTGTACGTGAAGGTGATGACCGACGAGCAAATGGAGGTTCTCCGCAAGCAGATCTCCATCTACGCCACCATTTGCGAGCAGCTCGTGGAGATGCACAAGGCGATTACCGCTCAGCAAGACTCCCTCGcag GAATGAGGCTTGGGAGTCTCTACTGCGACCCTTTGATGACACCCGGAGGCCACAAAATCACTCCGAGGCAGCGGTGGACCCCTACGCCCATGCAGCTCCAGATTCTCGAAACCATATTCGATCAAGGCAACGGGACGCCGAGCAAGCTGAAGATAAAAGAGATTACTCTCGAACTCTCGCAGCACGGCCAGATCTCCGAAACGAATGTCTACAACTGGTTCCAGAATAGAAGGGCTCGTTCGAAACGGAAGCAAAATGCCGCGTCAGCAAATAACGCCGAATCTGAATTCGAGGTGGACGATGAATCCCCTAGCGAAAAGAAACCGAAATCGGAGAAGCCCCATGATGTCTCGCCAGCAATGGCGGGCGAAATATCGATTCATTCTAGTGAAATGAACTCTCAAATGCACGCCATCGATCCAGTGCCGCCCTGTCGAAACCAAGGCTTCTATGCTTCTAACGATAGCTCGAGGTCCTCGGGGAGTTCGGGTCAGATGCCTTTCTATGAGAACATACTCGCGAGCCCTAATGCGGTTGTTCAACTTAATTATCCGTTCCTTTAG